CGCTTTCGCGGGGATGACGCTAAAGGGGAGTATCGCCATAAAAAACACCGTCATGCCCGCGAAAGCGGGCATCCCGTTTATTTTTTCTCTACGAGTCACTTCATTCGCTTGTTGGTATCACTCGTCATTTTTTCTCACTCTCTCTACGTCATCCCGCACCCCTCTACGCCCTTCGGGCTTCGCGGGGCAGGCAGCGGATGACGCGATAGCGTCAGACGCGTGATGCGGGACCTAGGGGACTGGGCGATGAACGAACTGTGGTGAGGATGGCAAGAGCGACTGGATCCCAGATCAACTTTCTTTCGTCTTGCTTCGCTACGACGAAGAGAAAGTTTTCTGGGATGACGATGGGGGGCATCGAGTATTAAGTCACCCATTCCTTTTGCTCGGCGCTTTGAAACACCACCCAGTTTTGCCGTCCCGTTTGAAAAAGGATCGAGCCAATCAGACCCGTGGCCTCCAACGTTTTGACGGTCGTATCGCGAAGTTCCCGCGTGAGCGAGTCCGGCAGGGGCGCTTCACTGCGGATCACCAAATCCAGCTTTTTATGTTGCGAAAGCCCGTCCAGTTGAAGAGAGCCAAGGTTGGACATGTTCATCGTGATTACAAAGCGCGTGCGCTTGTCTTGAATGGCTGAAACCTCGTCGCGCCTGCCATGTTGCGCGTCATGATGAACATAAAGGCGCAGCATTTCAAACGCCGTCCCGTGATGCAAGGGGAGGGGATAGGCGCGCCACTCGCCGACTTGTGCGTCGCGCACGGGTGAAAGGCTCGGCTCCTCCATGGCTTTCATTAGATCGCTGGTTGCCTGTTTCTTGCCTGCTCTTTCCATCTTGACGATCAAAGGTTCGCCCAGCCATTCATCAATCTTGCCGCTTTGCAAAACGGATAACAGAAACATGGCCGTCCCTGCCAAGTGATGCGTGGGGCTGGGTAGGCGCGTTTGGATAAAGTGCGCCGCTGCTGGCAGGTCAGTTTGAATAAGCGCCGAGACAAACTCGCGCATGGGCGTAAAGTCTTGTTCTTGAGAAAAAGGCAGCGGTGTCGTGCCAGAAGCGCCCCCCGCTTGCCGCGTGGCTACGATTTTTGTACCTGCTGGCAGACCTCCGGCATTGTGAACGAAGATGGTTTTGCCTTCGCTTTCGATCAAAGCGTGGCCGCTGTGGCTCTTGCTGATAATCGTCGCCTTGATTTGTTCAGGGCGGATATCGTGCGGCCACGGCTCATCCGGCGTGATAACCTGATCGATCCGCAGGCGCAGCGTTTGCGGGGCAAGAGAATGCGCCGCCCCCTTTGCGGTTGATCCCGCCATTGTTGGTGGCGTGACGCTTTCTTCCGACGCGTGCGGCATCATGGCCTTGGCGGTTTTATCGATGTTGCCGCTCGCTGCGTGTTCGCCTGCGTGAGGAGCCTGTGGCTGTTCAGCCGTTTTGGCGGTGAAAGTCGCCTGCGATGCCGTCTTGCTTTTAACGGCTATCGAGTCGCGGTCAATCTCATCGGGCAAAACGGTCACGGTAAGCGTCTGGCCTTTTTGAAATGGCGCTTCTGTTTTTGCGATGGCTTGGGGTTGAAGAGTGGCTTCCGCTTTGGACGCAGTCTTTTGTGTCTCGCCTTGCGGCAAAATCAGCATGGCTTGCTTTGTCGGGCTTCCGGCTTGAAGGACAAGCTCAACGGATTTTTGGGGCTGCGTTGGGTCTTGTGTCGCTGAGGTGACAAAATCCTGAACAAGCTTCAGCGTCTCGGTCTGCGTTTTTAGCAAGGCCAACTCGACAATCCCTTGATCGGTTTTCACCGTCAGGTTGCCGTTTTCGAAAAGAGAGAGGATCGTGCCGTTGATGGTCAGCGGCGCATTCAGCTGCGCCAAATCCGGCGGCACTTGCGTGACCTGTGCGGCCAGCGCCAAAGAAGGTGACGCAAGCGTAGGCAAAGGCATCAAAAAAGAGGGCGGCAGGGAAGGGAAGGATGGCCCGCCCATGCGCCCTTAGTCCGACAAGAGTTGCGCGGCGATAACGCCGACGTCTTGCGCCGCCTCGCAATTCGGTGAGCGTGTCATAAGCGGCGTTTGCGCCCGAATGGCATCGCGCACCTTGCTGTCGCGGCGAATGACGCCCGCCATCGGCGGCGTATAGCCAAGGAACGTTTCAGACACTTTGCAAATCGTGTCATAGGTTCTGCGCCCCTCATAGGGCGTTGCGGCCAGATTGATCACAATTTTCATTTCCGCCTGTGGGTTTGCGGCGCGGGAAAGCTTGATAAACGCATAGGCATCGGTGAGCGAGGTTGGCTCATCCGTGATGACGACATAGGTTTGCGCGGCAGGCCCCGCCATCTGGCGGACGGCGCGATCCACGCCCGCGCCCAGATCAACAAAGACGTAGTCATAGTTTTGCGCCAGCGCGATCAGCTCGCCGCGCATGGCGTTTATTTTTTCGGTGGAGAGCGTGGCCATAGTGCCAGAGCCAGAGCGTCCCGCCAGAATGTCAAAGCCGCCTTCGTCATAGCGCGTGATCGCCTGTGCCATCGGCAGTTTGTTTTCGACAACGTGGCCCAAATCTTTTTCGGGGGCGAGGCCCAGTTGAATATCAACGTTCGCCAAACCCAAATCGCCATCGAACAGAAGAACGCGTTTCCCCTGCTTTGCCAACGTATGGCACAGCGTGATCGAAAACCACGTTTTGCCGACGCCGCCTTTGCCGCTGGCAATCGCTAGCATGTTGGGACAGCGCAGCGCGGTAAAGGGCGCTTGTGCGACGGGTTTTGGCATAAGGGGGATAGGATCGGTCATGGATGTCTTCTCCTATGAAGAAAGGCGGGCTTTGGCAGCGGATTCTTGCGGTGTGGCCAAGATCAACCGTGCCAAGGATACGGGATTAAGGGGCTGCGGCGCGTCCGTGACTTTGGACGACGCGCTAAAGGCGCATAGGGGAAGGCGCGTTTCATGCGCGACGCCCAGCATGCCGCCAAGGCGGCGTGTCATATCAAGGCGCGTGGGGAGCAGG
This Bdellovibrionales bacterium DNA region includes the following protein-coding sequences:
- a CDS encoding MinD/ParA family protein: MTDPIPLMPKPVAQAPFTALRCPNMLAIASGKGGVGKTWFSITLCHTLAKQGKRVLLFDGDLGLANVDIQLGLAPEKDLGHVVENKLPMAQAITRYDEGGFDILAGRSGSGTMATLSTEKINAMRGELIALAQNYDYVFVDLGAGVDRAVRQMAGPAAQTYVVITDEPTSLTDAYAFIKLSRAANPQAEMKIVINLAATPYEGRRTYDTICKVSETFLGYTPPMAGVIRRDSKVRDAIRAQTPLMTRSPNCEAAQDVGVIAAQLLSD